The sequence AATCTTTCTTCCCCAAAACCAAAAAAATACTGTATCCTTCTTCCCCCTTATAATCGAAAGAGACCTTAACTTTATACCCCTCTTTTTCCCACCAATCTAATATAGGTACCAGGTAATCTTCCTTACCTAAGACTAAAATTCCGCTCCCCTTCTCCATAAACACTCCTCCAAAATTACATTTTTTACTAACCCACTAAATTATATGAAATGGCATAAATAAATCAAGGGGAAAATCTATGTCTTTTTATTGTCTACAATTCTTAAATGAAATAGAATATAGATCTATGAAGGGTGCATTGGATTTTGACTATGTTATTCCAAAAATTGAAGAAGAGGTATCCAAATTTACTGATCCTGTAATTACAAGGGTAAGAAAAAAGGATAAGGATCCTTTTAAGATCCTTATTGGAACCATCTTAAGCTTAAGAACAAAGGACAAAACTACCGAGGAGGCAGTTGAAAGACTTTTTAATGTAGTAAAAGGACCTGAGGATCTTCTGAATCTACCCACAGATGTTATTGAAAAACTCATATATCCTGTAGGTTTTTATAAAAGGAAGGCAATTTTAATTAAGGAGATTGCAAAAACAATAATAGAAAATTATGGAGGGATGGTACCGAGAAGCATTGATGAGCTTATTAAGATAAAAGGGGTAGGGAGAAAAACTGCAAACTTGGTAATCACAGAAGCCTTTGATGATTATGGAATATGTGTGGACACCCATGTGCATAGGATTTCAAATAGAATTGGCTGGGTTAGGACAAAAACTCCTGAAAAAACAGAGCTGGAGCTAAGAAAGGTCCTTCCCAAAAAATATTGGAAAAAGATTAATCCAATTCTTGTTTCTTTTG is a genomic window of Dictyoglomus sp. NZ13-RE01 containing:
- a CDS encoding endonuclease III, producing the protein MKGALDFDYVIPKIEEEVSKFTDPVITRVRKKDKDPFKILIGTILSLRTKDKTTEEAVERLFNVVKGPEDLLNLPTDVIEKLIYPVGFYKRKAILIKEIAKTIIENYGGMVPRSIDELIKIKGVGRKTANLVITEAFDDYGICVDTHVHRISNRIGWVRTKTPEKTELELRKVLPKKYWKKINPILVSFGQNICKPISPLCSSCPINDICPKIGVKNHR